The Candidatus Methylomirabilis tolerans genome contains the following window.
GGAGCGGATCCCCCCGGTGCAGCATGGCATGGCAATTCGGACAAACAGGCCGCAGATCCTCGACTGCGTTGAGTCTGTACTCTCCGTCGCATAGGGACACTGCCCGGAGGTGATGAATGTGAATGAACGCTTCTCCAAGCTTGCCGTAAACGTCTGCGAAGTTGATGCCACACACAGAGCAGGTGGTGCCGTAGTGCGCGATGCACGCTGCCCGTGCCCTTGGATTCCGCTCATGCGCGTTCACGCGCACCTGCTTCTTCGCCCCCTCGACGTACGGACCTGGTGGGAGATCATCTGGATAGAGCCGCTCGCGCGAAGCGTGAGCGACCGCAGATCGCCGACCGAAATCGCCAAGGCGTTCGCGGGCCACACT
Protein-coding sequences here:
- a CDS encoding HNH endonuclease — encoded protein: MLKPRYAGQRAGLDALLEANRPDLTVEAIIISDKFRALFTTDEISVARERLGDFGRRSAVAHASRERLYPDDLPPGPYVEGAKKQVRVNAHERNPRARAACIAHYGTTCSVCGINFADVYGKLGEAFIHIHHLRAVSLCDGEYRLNAVEDLRPVCPNCHAMLHRGDPLLSIQELKEVLERNRKP